In Paenibacillus stellifer, the DNA window TGGTGAGCTGTTGCTTGTCATCTTGAGTTCCGTAGCGCAACAAGAAGTCGAGAATATCTCCGCCAACGTCAAGAAAGGCTTGAAGATGAAAATGAAGCGCGGCGAGTTGGTCGGCTTCCAAAGCTGTTTGGGGTACGATTACGATCCGAGCACGAAGAAGATTTCCATCAACCAAGAAGAAGCGGAGCTTGTCCGCTATATTTTTCAGCGTTACGTTGATGGAATGGGTGCTTACGTTATTGCTAAGGAGTTAACCGAGGCAGGCCGTAAAACCAAAAACGGAAGAATCGAATGGCAAGATACGAGCATTCTTGGTATCATCAAAAATGAGAAATACAAAGGCGACTTGTTGCAGGGAAAGACCTTTACCGTCGATCCGATTTCCAAGAGAAGACTTGAGAATTATGGCGAGGAAGATCAGTTTTATGTCAAAAATCATCACGAGCCGATTGTCAGCGAAGAAGTCTTTGAGAGGGCGCAGACTATCCTGCATAGAAGGGGCGAGAATCGCCGTCGCGGTATGAAAGGCAAACGTGACAAATACAGCAGGAAATTTGCATTCAGCAGCATGCTGGAATGTGCGTTTTGTAAAAGTAATTTCTCGCGGCGGAGTTGGCATAGCGGAACTCCACACGAAAAGACGGTTTGGCAGTGCGTTACCTCTACAAAAAAGGGAAAGAAGCTCTGTCCTCACAGCAAGGGATTGGATGAGAAAATGATCGAGGACGCTTTTGTGGAATCGTACAAATTGGCATGCCGCAATCATACGGACATTATTGATGAGCTGATTAAAAGGATGGAGTCCGTGTTCAGCGAACAGAACAGTCAAAGACGGCTGAACAAATTGATCGGCGACATTCAGGCATTGGAACAAAAACGGTGCAAGCTGATCGATTTGTGTCTGGATGAAAAAATCGACCAGGCAACTTACGAGCAGAAGTATGCGGAACTGGATACGTCGCTTACTGCATTGCTCGAAGAAAAAGCGCAGTTGGAGCAATCCGAACAAGAAGAAATTGACTTGGGCAAGCGACTGGAGCATTTTCGCAAAGTGCTTCGCACGAACGAGCTCCTGCCATCCTTTGATCGCAACGTATTTGAAAGCATTGTTGATAAAATTATCATCGGTACGGACACCGATCCAGAGAAGCCTAATCCGTACAAGCTGACCTTCGTATACAAAACCGGTTTTCATAACAGCGTTCAAGGAAAAACGCGCAATCAATCTCAAAAGAAGTTGCAGAAAAATGAAGGGAGTGGATTGTGTTCCTATTCCGAGAACGATACATGTGGAGTGCTGTTCACTGTTGGTAAGAAAAGACTAATAGATGAGATGTATTGGCGTATGATATATGTAAAGAAGCGGGTAATTCCGCTTCTTTTTAGTTTTATTTTAATAAAGACAGCTTACAGTTTAGGAATTTCTCGCGTGTATTCGAAGAACTAGTAGGAGAATGCTAGGAACTTGTCGAAAAAGTTAAGTATTCGTATTTGTAAGTTCAAATAAATAAGAGAAAGAGGCTATTTTCATGGATAAAAGGGGTTCAGTTATCTCGTTTCTAAATATGAAGGGGGGAGTTGGTAAAACAACTCTTTGTAAAGAGATGGCGCTTTTTCTATCTGAGTTTAATAAAGACAATAATAAAATATTGGTGATAGATATTGACCCTCAATCTAACTGTACACAATCTTTTTTTGAGAAGTATAACATTATGCAAATAGATGATTCTCTTTTTGAGAAAGATAAGCTACCTTCAATTAGCAAGGTTTTTTCAAGTTCAGTTACTAGGCAATCTACTCTCGACGAAGTGATTATTAAACTAACTGACACATTGCATCTACTCCCTGGAGACCTAGACACTGTTTTTATGGAGAGAGAAACCTCAACAGGCGCTGCGGAACAAAAACTGTTAAATTTTATTATGGAAAACAAACTTAAAGAAAAGTACGATTACATATTTATTGATTGCCCTCCGACCTATTCGTTTTATACAGTCTCAGCTTTATTAAGTTCGGATTATTATTTTGTTCCTGTTAAGCCAGACGCATATTCCGTATTGGGATTAGATTTATTAGAACGAGTTGTGCGGGAGTTGAAAAAAGGCTATAGAATATTCTTCGAACATAAGCCAATTACAAATTTAGGTGTAATTTTTACTATGGTTGGGGGAACATCAATTCAAGGATTTAGGCGTAATATTGAGTCTATTAAAAGCAGTTTTGCAAGTAAAGATATTTATTTCTTTACAAATGAATTTCGAAAAATAGATAGGTTAGCTACTGGTAAACTCTCAACCTTTATAGTTGACAGAGATGATAGCCTCCTACTAGATGATGTTAGAAGTATATGTATGGAATTTGAGGAAAGAGTGGTGAGGTTGAGTGAAAGGTAATGAAGAAATAATTTATAAGAAGATAGAAGGCTTGAGAAAGATAAAGAATCCCGAGCTAATAAGATTTGAACTTTTTTCTATTTTAACATCGCTACTTTTATCCAAAAACGTGTTTAAAAACAACTCAGAAATTGTTTCATTTTTATCTAGTTTAAATATAGAGTTCAAAGAATATGTATTTAAAAGTCGTACATTAATCTTAGCAAGGGTACTTAGAACTGTTGAAAACTTAGATGAAAGTATGCTGGAGATGTATATGAATATCTTAGAAAATATGCTAATTAGGAAAACAGAAGACACTGAAGAAGTTCAGAACAAGGAGACAAAACAACGGAATGAAAAAAACAGTACCAACAATTACATTGAGGAGATCTTGAAAAAATACTCAAGAAATAGAGACTGAACTTATGAGAGTAAATCAAGAAAAGCAACGTTATATCGACTTTACAAAAAAATATTTCCCTAACACTTTATTACTGGGAAATGAAGATGTTTTAGGTGTGCTTTTTTCTAGAGTACATGAAAATTCTGTTGTTACATCTATACTTGAGAAGCATATAACTAGTCAAGGTGGATCAATTGAATTTCTAGTGTACTATAGAAAGAACTTTAATAAACTCCTTGTAACATACCCGTTGAATGAAGCTCAAGCAATTTATTCTAATATTCGATTGATAACAGAGAGTCTTCTCAAATTCTTATATTCAATAAATAATTCTCTAGACGTTGAAACTATAAAAAAAACTAAGTTTAGAATTATGAAAGAAGAATTAATGAAAACAAGCATGAATCAGAATGCTCTCAATATTTTGTTCTCTTTATATAGTCGGTATTCTAATTATATTCATGATAAGGAAGACGTTGACTCAAAAGAACTAGACTTTATTGAGAATATTATCACCACTAAAAATAATTATCTCACAGGCATTGTTGACGAATTAATTACACTATTGAATAATTATTATGTTTTAATATGTAGTGCTTTTAGAATAACACAAAGCCAATTCTCATCTTCTGAAAATCTAAGATTGATTCATAACTTATCCTCAAAAAGATACAAAAAATTTAGTGATTCTTTATATTCCTCAGGTATCTAATTTTAAAGTAATAAGTTAAAAATGATAGTTCTCACATTGGTCTGGAAATGCTAATAGATAAGATATAGTAGCGGACAGTAATAGGGCGGGTGAAGTTCCGCTTATTTTTTATAACTGTACGATAGGAGGTAGTTGAGCTTGAGCTTCTTTTGATTATACTTCTTATCTAGGCTCATTTGTTTAGTATACTTACTTAGTAAAACAAAAAGCACCCATCCTCAGAAGAAGGGTGCTTGTTAGCTATATTCAGATATCTACCTCAAACAATCGGAAGTTAGTGCATAAGTAATTGATAAGCTTCACTATAACCAAAGCAGTAAAACCTGTTACAGTTGCTACGTCTCCTACCATAGACACCACCTCCCGAATGCCAGCTATTACGTCCTGTCCGCTATTGACATTAGCTTAACAATCTTCCGATTGCTGAGGCCGGACAATAAAAATATATCATACGCATAGTTCTCGTTTCAAATAATTTATAAGAGAACTGACAGTATAAATATCCTTGGTGTTTTTCACCTTAAGAATCTCCAAACCTTTTATTAGGTTCTCTTCCGAAAATGTTTCTAACAATATTTTCAAGTTTAGATGATTGATTTTTTTAGTGCTTGTATGCAAAACTTTATAGGTTGATATAAAGCGATTACCAATTAGGTCATCAAGAATTGTTTGCAAGTCAACACTTGCCACAATTTTAGGATATTCTTTTAATATTTTAATTTGAGGGTTACTTAAATTCAAGAATTTTACATTTTCAAAGTTCATATTAACAAAAATAACATTTTCAAAAGTAGCATTCTTGAATTTACAACCTTCTAATAAAGCCCCAACAAAAATGGTGTTCTTGAAATGTGCTCCCTCAAAATTACACCTCTTTAGGTTCGTACCAAGAAACTCTACTCCGTTAAATTTACATTTTTTAAAACTGCTTGAAGTAATTATTGCACCTCTAAAATTAACATGATTAAATTCACTTTCTCTGAATACTGCCCGAAAAGACCTGCTCTTACATAAATACTTGTGGTTAAACTTCCGGTTCATTTTTTGACCATAAAATGTATTCAACTTCGATTTAGTTGATGTTTCTGCCACTTACTCCCCTCCATTCACATAGGGAATATCCTCTGATGTTCATTATACCCCTACCCAGTGCCTAGCGAAAAGGCTATTATACTTTCCCTAAAGTTAAGTCTTGTTCCACCCGTCCGAACATTTTAAATAATCTTTTGTACGCACAAAGAAGTCGCACCACATCTGCGGGGTGAGATAGGAATCGTGATGGTTCTAGTATTAACATGAAGATTGCTAGTACACCTAACTATATCAAATGAAATGCTGTAAAAAGTACCCTACTCTTCACAAGTGTTATCTGGCCCAATTGACTTGTTATTCCTAGATACCATCGTAACAAGTCCGTTTTTCCTTAGCTTTCCTTTGCCACCGTCTTTCAAAGTGCAAAAGATTAGTCTCATACTTCGTCGGACTTATTATGTACGGTTGTAGTTCTTTACGCCCTTCTTGTTCAGCCGATGACAGAAATCCTTATATTGTATGTAGACACAAATTGAAAGGAGTTGGATGAGGTGGAACAACTGTTAACAATGCAAGAAGCTAAAGACCTGTTGCGGATTTCCTATCGAACTCTGCACCGTCTGATTTCGAATGGCTCTATCCCGTCCGTAAAAGTCGGGCGAGTTATCAGAATCCCGCAAGTGGCACTTAGGAAGTTTATTTTTGAAGATGCGTCGGGAGGTAGAGTCAATGATTATCAACAGTAAGGCTATCTCACTCACTGAAGCCGCTATAAAGCTAGGCAAGTCCGAACAGGAGGTTTTACGACTCAGCCAATACGGATACTTGGAGCAAGGCAAATCTGAGAACGGCAAGACCCGAATAATCATGAGCAGTCTTAATAAGTACGCTGCTAGAAGCGGGATAGCCCATCAAGAAGCGCTAAAGCCCTTTCTAAAGCGTTTTAAAAGCCTTTCTGTTCAAGAGACAATGACTAAGTTAGGACTGCGTACTGAAGCGGCGGTACACAGTTTGATACAGGCGGGAAAGCTGAAAGCACAAATGGAAAGCAGTATTTACAAAGTCGATGCAGAAAGCGTTAGAAACTATATACTAGGAGCGTGACACAATGATAGATAGCAGACACTATACAGTAAATGAGATTACAGAGATGTTTAATGTTGAAGATAAGACCGTGCGTAAGTGGATTAATGAAGGGAAATTATTTGCCGTACAATTGGCAGGAACAACAATTCGTATCCCTGAGTCAGAACTTCAATTCTTCTACAGACGTTCGCAAGAGTGGGGGTGGAAATAATGAAAATATGGACTTGTGAACGTGTAGCCCGCTCCATTGAATGTAGCCCGCAGCAAGTTAAACGATATTGTGACTTCGAAAAAATACCTTGCTACAAGACTTCTAGTGATGGTTTGCACTCGCTCTACGCTTACCGAATTCATGAAGATGATTTATTGAAATTTTTTGATTGCGAGACGTTGGAAGACTTTAGTAGGGTGAAATATCGGTAGAGTTGACCCGTCGAGTTGTTTGGCGGGGTACATAGTAGTAGGTATATAAATCAAGATAATGTTTATAATGAGATTGAAACTTCATATCGGGTTGACCGTGGTTACAGGAGAACACGTAAAAATACTGGCTCGGCTTTCACCAGCCGATGTAGCCCCGTTAGATGGTTAGTTATTTATATGAGTTAGTAACTCACCCTCAGATTCTACTTTTTAGTAGCCCCGTCACGGTCGCCGTAAGGCGAGGGAGTCATGACAGACTTATATTTAATATAAACGTGGTAAAGCCGTACCTGAGCACGTCAGATGTCATGTAGGAAGCCTTGAGCTATGCTTCCTTTTACTCTTTTCCTCTGTGGGGGGGGAGTTTTAAAGTCTTGCACTCTAACTATAAGTTATAGTGCTAAAGAAGAGGGCGAGCAAAGCGAAGCCCGTGGGAGTAGAACGAAGCGAAGCGGAGGCTACCCCACCAAAATAAAATTAAATAGAGTATACATTGATGTGAAAGTCCTCGCTTTGCTCGGCCTTCCCCATAGGCTTCGCTTCGCTCGCCTTATTAGTTCTTCTTGTTACCTTGTGTAAAGTTAGTGGGTCAATGATGATGTAATTGGACTGACTGATGGTTTAGTAGTAAGTTGCACTTCTTTTGAATCCTTCCTAATATACAGAACTGTTCGGTAAAATTATTCACCCTCCCCTACAACCTTCCTTTTTAGTCCGCACCTTTTCCGCTACATGGAGCGACTATTTAGAGTAAGGGAGATGATAATAATGAAAGTAGAAAGAAGCTTTAATGGAGAAGAGCAATTTATAAGTCTACTAATGCCGTTGATTGACGCTGAGATTGACAGAATTATGGAACAACAGGACGACTTAAAGTATAATGATTGTAACGCCAATACATCTCATAGTGAAGGGGTTGCGTAACTATGAGATGCGCAGTATATATACGAGTTTCGACAGACAAAGACGAACAAAAATTGTCATTAGAAAATCAGAGAAGTTTATTCTACCAGTATCTAGAAGATAGAGGGTGGGATGTTTTTGATTTCTATGTCGATGTTGAGAGTGGGACAACTGGTAAGAGAGAACACCTGCAACGATTGATACAGGATGCTAAGGCTCGAAAGTTTGATGTTATTGTTGCTAAAGAACTTTCACGGCTTGCTCGTAATGGGGCACTGTCTTACCAAATTCGGGATATGGCTACAGATAACAGCGTTCATATCGTCACGCTGGACAATGCC includes these proteins:
- a CDS encoding recombinase family protein; amino-acid sequence: MALEVEVIKASRKITDRKGGKSSDILRVAPYARVSTDSEEQLNSYKSQVVYYTELVNKRSDWVLVDMYADEAITGTQVTKREDFQRMINDCMDGKIDMVITKSISRFARNTLDTLKYVRMLKEKSVAVFFEDENINTLTMDGELLLVILSSVAQQEVENISANVKKGLKMKMKRGELVGFQSCLGYDYDPSTKKISINQEEAELVRYIFQRYVDGMGAYVIAKELTEAGRKTKNGRIEWQDTSILGIIKNEKYKGDLLQGKTFTVDPISKRRLENYGEEDQFYVKNHHEPIVSEEVFERAQTILHRRGENRRRGMKGKRDKYSRKFAFSSMLECAFCKSNFSRRSWHSGTPHEKTVWQCVTSTKKGKKLCPHSKGLDEKMIEDAFVESYKLACRNHTDIIDELIKRMESVFSEQNSQRRLNKLIGDIQALEQKRCKLIDLCLDEKIDQATYEQKYAELDTSLTALLEEKAQLEQSEQEEIDLGKRLEHFRKVLRTNELLPSFDRNVFESIVDKIIIGTDTDPEKPNPYKLTFVYKTGFHNSVQGKTRNQSQKKLQKNEGSGLCSYSENDTCGVLFTVGKKRLIDEMYWRMIYVKKRVIPLLFSFILIKTAYSLGISRVYSKN
- a CDS encoding ParA family protein, which codes for MDKRGSVISFLNMKGGVGKTTLCKEMALFLSEFNKDNNKILVIDIDPQSNCTQSFFEKYNIMQIDDSLFEKDKLPSISKVFSSSVTRQSTLDEVIIKLTDTLHLLPGDLDTVFMERETSTGAAEQKLLNFIMENKLKEKYDYIFIDCPPTYSFYTVSALLSSDYYFVPVKPDAYSVLGLDLLERVVRELKKGYRIFFEHKPITNLGVIFTMVGGTSIQGFRRNIESIKSSFASKDIYFFTNEFRKIDRLATGKLSTFIVDRDDSLLLDDVRSICMEFEERVVRLSER
- a CDS encoding pentapeptide repeat-containing protein — its product is MAETSTKSKLNTFYGQKMNRKFNHKYLCKSRSFRAVFRESEFNHVNFRGAIITSSSFKKCKFNGVEFLGTNLKRCNFEGAHFKNTIFVGALLEGCKFKNATFENVIFVNMNFENVKFLNLSNPQIKILKEYPKIVASVDLQTILDDLIGNRFISTYKVLHTSTKKINHLNLKILLETFSEENLIKGLEILKVKNTKDIYTVSSLINYLKRELCV
- a CDS encoding helix-turn-helix domain-containing protein, which codes for MEQLLTMQEAKDLLRISYRTLHRLISNGSIPSVKVGRVIRIPQVALRKFIFEDASGGRVNDYQQ
- a CDS encoding helix-turn-helix domain-containing protein, producing the protein MIDSRHYTVNEITEMFNVEDKTVRKWINEGKLFAVQLAGTTIRIPESELQFFYRRSQEWGWK